One genomic window of Undibacterium cyanobacteriorum includes the following:
- a CDS encoding acyltransferase family protein — protein MLSTIRAWPRLADYCAPQCGKDNNFNLLRMMAAMAVLYGHCYALLRLPEPLGATLGISLGSIAVDIFFVSSGFLVGASLFQRQSVLDYLVARCFRIFPALWVMLILVVFVLGASLTSNAEYFHDPSTLRHFWKSATLMTGIDFYLPGVFETNPFAGVVNGSLWSMVYEITMYILLLICWMVCRLCHRSMRWPFAVLMTAVAWYGTYWIAMHSGLFVKSQFLHLSWMFFCGCLCYLLRQKIPLHLSVFVSLVVISAAALSVDQTIFSWVYCAVLPYLVLGFAYLFAGKLRLYNKLGDYSYGVYIYAFPLQQTVIHLLPDSSVHHLFILASALTLLCAMFSWHVVEKPVMARRAQFLAFLRR, from the coding sequence ATGTTGAGTACGATACGCGCTTGGCCTCGTCTTGCCGACTATTGTGCACCTCAGTGCGGTAAAGACAATAACTTCAATCTATTGCGGATGATGGCGGCAATGGCTGTCCTGTATGGTCATTGCTATGCACTCTTGCGTCTGCCAGAACCCTTAGGGGCAACGTTGGGGATCAGTCTCGGTTCTATCGCGGTTGACATCTTCTTCGTCAGTAGTGGTTTCTTGGTTGGAGCCAGCCTTTTTCAGCGACAAAGTGTGCTCGACTATCTGGTAGCGCGCTGCTTCCGTATCTTTCCAGCTTTGTGGGTGATGTTGATTTTAGTGGTGTTTGTGCTCGGCGCCAGCCTTACTAGCAATGCGGAATACTTCCACGATCCAAGTACACTTCGTCACTTTTGGAAATCTGCGACTCTGATGACCGGCATTGATTTTTATCTGCCGGGTGTATTCGAAACCAATCCTTTTGCAGGTGTAGTGAATGGTTCTTTGTGGAGCATGGTGTATGAAATCACGATGTACATCTTGCTTCTGATTTGCTGGATGGTGTGTCGCCTCTGTCATCGTTCTATGCGCTGGCCTTTCGCGGTATTGATGACTGCGGTGGCCTGGTATGGAACTTATTGGATCGCCATGCATAGTGGACTATTCGTCAAATCTCAATTTTTGCATTTGAGCTGGATGTTTTTTTGCGGTTGCTTGTGCTATTTACTGCGCCAGAAAATTCCCCTGCATCTTTCTGTTTTCGTCTCACTTGTGGTGATTTCTGCCGCTGCTTTATCGGTCGATCAGACCATTTTCTCTTGGGTGTATTGCGCTGTTTTACCGTATCTGGTTCTGGGGTTTGCCTATCTGTTTGCTGGTAAACTCAGGCTGTATAACAAGCTCGGTGATTATTCTTACGGCGTCTACATTTATGCCTTCCCGCTTCAACAAACTGTGATTCATCTCTTACCTGATAGCTCGGTTCACCACCTATTCATCTTGGCCAGTGCACTGACTTTACTATGCGCGATGTTCTCTTGGCATGTGGTTGAGAAACCCGTGATGGCACGCCGCGCGCAGTTCCTTGCGTTCTTACGGCGGTAA